A portion of the Oryzias melastigma strain HK-1 linkage group LG1, ASM292280v2, whole genome shotgun sequence genome contains these proteins:
- the LOC112157366 gene encoding solute carrier family 22 member 7 yields MKFENVLAEVNGFGRFQIRTILLLVIPRMTLPFHFLLNNFIAAIPSHHCNFSSLDDGDLFRNLSEQEKLVVSVPIQQDGSLHSCQMFAEPQYHLILNGTNSSDPLTIPCKNGWWYDNSTFKSTLASQWDLVCDQKSMNRATATIFFLGVMFGAAIFGYLSDRIGRKRTLLVSYIATTLFGFASAFSYNFPMFVAMRFLTGLGISGISIVSIVLCVEWVDIKHRTYVGVLMSLDWSFSTVVLPALAYFVNDWRSLTATVTVPLLAAMMTWRWLPESARWLISTGKVDEAHFYLHECATVNHRKDFMTDLKPEVLSKVILVEDENRKYSYVDLVKTPRMRQLALLTGMVWFGVACTYYGISLNVTGFGVNIYLTQFIYGVTEVPAKAFIVFFLNKIGRRLTQVGTLVLTGLCIFSNIFIPQDQVVARTTVGALGKMFAEAAFTTVFLYTTELYPTVMRQNGLGYSSFMARIGVSVSPLMMILEDTWIHLPNTIFSVVAFVGGLSASFLPETRNVRLPETIEDVEQTR; encoded by the exons ATGAAGTTTGAGAATGTGCTGGCAGAGGTTAACGGATTCGGGAGGTTTCAAATAAGGACAATCCTTCTGCTGGTAATTCCTCGCATGACTTTGCCTTTTCACTTTCTGCTAAATAATTTCATTGCAGCCATTCCGTCTCACCACTGCAACTTCAGCTCTCTGGATGATGGAGACCTTTTCAGGAATTTATCTGAGCAGGAGAAGCTTGTTGTTAGTGTCCCCATTCAGCAGGACGGGAGTCTGCACTCTTGTCAGATGTTTGCAGAGCCTCAGTATCATCTGATTTTGAACGGCACCAACAGCTCCGACCCACTGACAATACCATGCAAGAACGGCTGGTGGTACGACAACAGCACCTTTAAATCCACTCTGGCCTCACAG TGGGATTTGGTTTGTGATCAGAAAAGCATGAACAGAGCTACAGCTACCATCTTTTTCTTGGGTGTCATGTTTGGAGCAGCAATATTTGGATATCTCAGTGACAG GATTGGCCGCAAAAGAACACTTCTGGTGTCCTACATAGCAACCACCCTCTTTGGATTTGCAAGTGCTTTCTCATATAATTTTCCCATGTTCGTTGCTATGAGATTTTTAACCGGACTGGGAATTTCTGGAATAAGCATAGTTTCCATCGTCCTTT GTGTGGAGTGGGTGGACATCAAGCATCGGACGTACGTGGGTGTTCTAATGAGCCTGGACTGGAGCTTTTCTACTGTAGTACTCCCTGCTCTGGCCTATTTTGTGAACGACTGGAGGTCTCTGACTGCCACTGTGACAGTCCCGCTGCTTGCAGCTATGATGACTTGGCG CTGGCTCCCTGAGTCTGCTAGATGGTTGATAAGCACTGGAAAGGTGGATGAGGCTCATTTTTACCTTCATGAGTGTGCCACCGTCAACCACAGAAAGGACTTCATGACAGACCTAAAGCCCGAA GTTTTGTCTAAAGTAATACTGGTGGaggatgaaaacagaaaatattcctATGTAGACCTTGTGAAAACCCCCAGAATGAGACAACTGGCACTTCTGACTGGAATGGTTTG GTTTGGAGTGGCTTGTACCTACTATGGAATTAGCTTGAATGTCACTGGGTTCGGTGTGAACATTTATCTCACACAGTTCATCTATGGAGTGACAGAAGTTCCAGCAAAAGCCTTCATAGTCTTCTTTTTGAACAAGATAGGCCGAAGGTTGACTCAAGTGGGAACACTTGTACTGACAGGACTTTGCATCTTCTCTAACATTTTTATCCCTCAAG ATCAGGTGGTTGCACGGACCACTGTGGGAGCTTTGGGGAAGATGTTTGCTGAAGCTGCATTCACCACTGTATTTCTGTACACTACAGAGCTGTATCCCACTGTCATGAG GCAAAATGGGTTAGGATACAGCTCCTTCATGGCTCGTATAGGAGTTTCTGTTTCCCCTCTGATGATGATTCTTGAAGACACGTGGATTCACCTTCCAAACaccattttttctgtagtgGCTTTTGTAGGAGGACTATCTGCTTCTTTTCTCCCTGAAACTCGAAACGTCCGTCTTCCAGAGACCATAGAGGACGTAGAACAAACAAGGTAA